One Bacillota bacterium genomic window, GTGACGGAGCTTTCTAGCTTGGGGTATAGTGTAAGTAATACGCTGGATGTGACCACCTACGCGGAGGTGCGACGGTTCCTGGAGGATTGGATCGAGCGGATGTCTGCATTGTATGTGGCTGCTTCCCTTTCCTATGATTTTGTCCTTCCTAGCGAAAGTCCCGGAGCCAAGATCCTAGATCAGTGTATACTTCCGGTGTGTCGGGACCGGAACCTGCCCTTTGCCCCGATGATCGGTGTGGTGCGGAGGATCAACCCCGCTTTGGGTGATGCGGGCGACGCGGTGCGGAAAGCGGACATTGGTACCGTGGGCTACCTGTGCTCCCGGTATCCGGAGAACAAGTTCTTGGTTACCCTTCTTTCCCGGGAGAATCAGCACGAGCTGGCGGTACTGGCCCGAAAGTTCCGCAACCTCATGGTCTTCGGCTGCTGGTGGTTCTTGAATAATCCCAGCCTGGTGGAGGAGATTACCCGGATGCGGATGGAACTTCTGGGGACCAGCTTCATCCCACAGCACTCCGATGCCCGGGTATTGGACCAGCTGATCTATAAGTGGAACCACTCCAAGGAGATTATTGCCAAGGTATTGGTGGATAAATATAGTGATTTGCTGGAGACCGGTTGGGTGGTGACAAAAGAGGAAATCCAGCGGGATGTGCAGAAACTCTTTGCAGGCAACTTCCAAGAATTCCTGTCATAAAGGAGGCATTCCAGTTGAGCCAACTATCTGTCGCTTTGCAGCTGTGGTCGTTACGTGAAGACACGCAGAAAGATTTTCTAGGTGTTTTGGAGAAGGTAGCCCAGCAAGGATACGCGGGTGTAGAATTTGCCGGCTACGGGGGACTTTCCGCTAGCCAACTGAAAAGTGTCCTGGCAAATCTAGGCCTAAAGGCGGTTTCCAGCCATGTAGGTTACGGACAATTGAAGCAACAGCTAAAAGAGACAATCGATTATGCTTTGGAATTGGGACTGCCCCGGCTTGTTTGCCCCGGCGCTCCTAGAGATCAGCTGAAAACCTATGAGGACTGGCAAGGGTTCGGGGAATTCTTGACCGAAGTGGCCGAAGAGTGTGCCAAGCATGGCCTTGCCTTTGGATATCACAATCATGCTTGGGAATTTGAAAAGGTCAATGACGAGTACATCCTAGACATCATTTTCGCCGCTGCTTCTTCCCAGGTGGAAGCCCAGCTGGACCTGGGTTGGGTCTTCCGCGGTGGAGAGGATCCTGTGAAGTATCTGCGTAAATATGCCGGCCGTTGTCCTACGGTCCATGTGAAGGATTTCAAAGAAGGCCGTCAGGTGGAAGTGGGTCATGGTGACCTGGATCTGGCCGGTGTGATCGCCGCCGCCCGGGAGGTTGGCGTGGAGTGGCTGATTGTGGAGACCGAGGAGTATACCATGGCGCCCATTGATAGTGTTGCCGTGGGTCTGAAGAATATTAAGGCTCTCTTGTAGAGTAGTAGGTGTTTGGACCCTATCCTGTCTGGCTACAGCTGTGGTGTAGCCAGACAGGAATAACGAGACATTTGTTCTCCTGATAGGTGGTCTCATGCAGCCTTTGACGCGGTACATAAATGACACTGCTATAGACAGGATTCATGAGTTCATGACTGTAAGTCTGCCCCTTTGCCGGCTGCTGGTCCAGTATCACCAGCGAGGCCAGGTGGTCAAGGGGCTTTGCCCCCAAAGGATCGGACTGGACAAAGGTATGCAGACTGCCTATCTACAGCCCTCCACCGACCCTACAGAACACTGGCCCTACATGTCTCCCGAAGAGACGGGAAGACTGAATCGGCCGGTGGATCACCGCAGTAATCTCTATTCCCTAGGAGTCATCTTTTTTGAGTTGTTGGTGGGCTCCCCCCCCTTCCAAGCTGGGGATCCCCAGGAGTGGATCCAGGCTCACCTCTGCCAGGAACCGCCCTTTGTCTGTTCTTTGAATTCCCAAGTACCCATTACCCTCGGGCGCATTATTGCGAAGTTGTTGGCCAAGGCCCCGGAGGAACGCTACCAGAGTATTAAGGGGTTAGAGGCGGATCTTGTCCGTTGTGTGCGGGGATGGCAGACTATCGGAAAGATTTCTGAGTTTGTCTTGGGCCAAGGGGATGTTCCTGCCCGGCTGCAGATGGGACATCGGCTTTACGGTCGGAAAAGGGAAAGGGACTTAATCTTGGAAGCCTTTGGGCGGGCGTGCCGGGGAGAGCGACAATGGGTCATGATCTCCGGTTGTGCCGGAGTGGGGAAGACCGCCTTAATGGATGAGTTGCGGTCTGTGGTGCAGCAAGAACAGGGTTACTTTGTCACCGGTCGCTATGAGCAGTATCAGGGGAATGTGCCCTACCGGGGTGTTGTCCGGGTAGTTACCAACTTAATTCGGCATATCCTGGCGGGACCGGCGGAGGGGATTGCAACCTGCCGGAAACGATTACAGGAGGGCTTGGGGACCTATGGTGGACTGATGACGGAGTTTATCCCGCTGCTTAAGGTACTGACCGGTGGGTTTCCTCCCTTGCGGAAAATGACTCCCCTGGAGAAGGCCAATCGCTTCTTTCATACCTTTGAGATTCTGGTTCAGTTGTTGACCCAGTTCCTCCAGCCTTTGGTTGTCTTCCTCGACGATCTACAATGGATGGATAGTGCTTCGGTGCCTTTGATTCGGTCCTTTAAAGAGGCAAGGGGCCGTATCTTGTTTGTAGGGGCTTACCGCAGCGAGGAAGTGGACCAGGACCATCCAGTCCACAGGCTGCTACACAGCTTACAAGATGGTGGAATACCCCTCAAACGGCTGGCCCTAGAGTCTTTGGATCTGGACAATACCGCGGCTTTGGTGGAAGGTATCTTGGGTCAGAACAATCTGGAGGAACTGGTTAACAGTGTTTACCAGCAGACCGCGGGGAACCCCCTCTATGTAAAACAATTCTTGCAGGATGCCTATGAGGCGGGCGAACTTTATTTTTCACCCCAGGAGTTGTGTTGGAAATACGAAAGGAAGTTAGTTACCCCGGAAGTGCCAGAGACGGTCACCGAGGTGGTGATCAATCGTCTCAAGCGCCTGCCGCCCAAGACCGTGGGGGCCCTCAAGCGGGCCGCTTCTTTAGGAGTTCAGTTTTCTTTGTCCCTCCTGGCCCGCTGTCTGGGTCAATCCCTTAGTTACACCCGTAGTCTTCTGCGGCCGGCACTGACCATGGGTATCATTCTTGAGGATGGGGAGACCGGCGGGGCAGAAGCAGAGGTTTATCGGTTTTTCCATGACCGGGTCCGGGAGGCGGTCTTCTCCTTGTTTGACCCGGGGGAGCGGGCCCAGGTGGCCTATGAAGTGGGACAGGTTCTCTTGGACGATCTATCCACTGGACAGGACGTCTTCCAGGGTGTGGATCTTCTGAACTTGGCCGAGGGCCTATTGCAGGACGAAGGGCAACGTTTGCAGGTGGCCCGGCTTAATCTGCGAGCAGCCCGGCAGGCCAAGGCTGCCTTTGCCCTTGGTGCCGCCTTGCAATATCTGGAGGCGGGGATTCGGCTGCTACCCACCCATTGTTGGGAGCAGTATTATGATTTGACGGCGGGGCTGTATTTGGAATACTATTGGTGCAAGTTCTTGGAGGAGGGCTTTGCCGCTGCGGAGGTGGTGCTGGACTACCTTTTGGCAAGGGCCAAACCACCGGAGCAAATCGAAGCCTATACCCGCAAAACCATCCTGTGTACCGCCTGTCATACCGACGCGGAAGCCATTGAAGCGGGACTGAACGCATTGCGTCTGTTGGGCTTAGATATCCCCTCCTGTCCTACGGAGGAGGATATCCAACGGGAACTGCAAAGGGTAAGAAGCCTTCTAACCCCTGATAGGCTAGACGCATTCCGGGAAGCATCCCAACCGGCGGATCCGAGGACTAGACAGATCCTGGCCCTTGTGGCCCACTTGATTCCCCCGGCTAGCCTATGCAATCCTGCCCTTTTCCGTTATCTTTCGGTGTTCATGGCCGGGTTTTCCTTGGAAGAGGGATATACGGAGTATGCTCCCTTTGCCATGGCTTGCTTCGGTGCCTTCCTAAGTGGCGACCCCATGGAATTGCCCCAAGTGGATAGACTGCAGCAGTTGGCACTGGAACTTGCCCAGAAGGTGGAAGCCTTCGTCCCCCAGTACAGGGTGTACTACACCATTGGTGTTTACATGAACCATTGGCACCGGCATGTGAGTTCAAACCTGGACTTTCTCCAAAAATGTGCCTCCGAGGCCCAGGAATATGGGGACTTTCTCTTCGTCGGAGCTGCCCTTACGGAAATGCTGCAAGTCCAGTGGTTCTTGGGCCAATCCCTGGCGATGGTGGAAAAGAGTAACCACGAGGCCTTGGCCCAACTCCGTCGG contains:
- a CDS encoding glucuronate isomerase, coding for MNRQELASVVKDAMAQTKIIDIHTHIYPASFQEFFLWGIDELLTYHYLVAETMRWVNMPYEEFWAMDKQAQADLVWKTLFVENTPYSEACRGVLTVLKALGLDTGARDLEGYREYFRSLDPAEYVDRVFALSGVESVVMTNDPFKEKKYWDRGEVDPRFKGALRIDNLLVNWPQAVTELSSLGYSVSNTLDVTTYAEVRRFLEDWIERMSALYVAASLSYDFVLPSESPGAKILDQCILPVCRDRNLPFAPMIGVVRRINPALGDAGDAVRKADIGTVGYLCSRYPENKFLVTLLSRENQHELAVLARKFRNLMVFGCWWFLNNPSLVEEITRMRMELLGTSFIPQHSDARVLDQLIYKWNHSKEIIAKVLVDKYSDLLETGWVVTKEEIQRDVQKLFAGNFQEFLS
- a CDS encoding sugar phosphate isomerase/epimerase, translating into MSQLSVALQLWSLREDTQKDFLGVLEKVAQQGYAGVEFAGYGGLSASQLKSVLANLGLKAVSSHVGYGQLKQQLKETIDYALELGLPRLVCPGAPRDQLKTYEDWQGFGEFLTEVAEECAKHGLAFGYHNHAWEFEKVNDEYILDIIFAAASSQVEAQLDLGWVFRGGEDPVKYLRKYAGRCPTVHVKDFKEGRQVEVGHGDLDLAGVIAAAREVGVEWLIVETEEYTMAPIDSVAVGLKNIKALL
- a CDS encoding AAA family ATPase, which translates into the protein MTVSLPLCRLLVQYHQRGQVVKGLCPQRIGLDKGMQTAYLQPSTDPTEHWPYMSPEETGRLNRPVDHRSNLYSLGVIFFELLVGSPPFQAGDPQEWIQAHLCQEPPFVCSLNSQVPITLGRIIAKLLAKAPEERYQSIKGLEADLVRCVRGWQTIGKISEFVLGQGDVPARLQMGHRLYGRKRERDLILEAFGRACRGERQWVMISGCAGVGKTALMDELRSVVQQEQGYFVTGRYEQYQGNVPYRGVVRVVTNLIRHILAGPAEGIATCRKRLQEGLGTYGGLMTEFIPLLKVLTGGFPPLRKMTPLEKANRFFHTFEILVQLLTQFLQPLVVFLDDLQWMDSASVPLIRSFKEARGRILFVGAYRSEEVDQDHPVHRLLHSLQDGGIPLKRLALESLDLDNTAALVEGILGQNNLEELVNSVYQQTAGNPLYVKQFLQDAYEAGELYFSPQELCWKYERKLVTPEVPETVTEVVINRLKRLPPKTVGALKRAASLGVQFSLSLLARCLGQSLSYTRSLLRPALTMGIILEDGETGGAEAEVYRFFHDRVREAVFSLFDPGERAQVAYEVGQVLLDDLSTGQDVFQGVDLLNLAEGLLQDEGQRLQVARLNLRAARQAKAAFALGAALQYLEAGIRLLPTHCWEQYYDLTAGLYLEYYWCKFLEEGFAAAEVVLDYLLARAKPPEQIEAYTRKTILCTACHTDAEAIEAGLNALRLLGLDIPSCPTEEDIQRELQRVRSLLTPDRLDAFREASQPADPRTRQILALVAHLIPPASLCNPALFRYLSVFMAGFSLEEGYTEYAPFAMACFGAFLSGDPMELPQVDRLQQLALELAQKVEAFVPQYRVYYTIGVYMNHWHRHVSSNLDFLQKCASEAQEYGDFLFVGAALTEMLQVQWFLGQSLAMVEKSNHEALAQLRRLRMQALVDLLQVVEQTIKNLRGETYGPFTLNDEKYDELFRIVGLLQSDSSMIVPFYYLLKIQTAYLHGGFQEAYGLARKLPGNLRAIAGKLLYAEYLYWSCLAAAQVAPLKEAQTALAQALDLFKIWSQSCPDNFLHKYYVLAAEEERLQGDVQRALRFYNLAIGLAGHQDFFLDGALACELAARLYMKLGMEDNARIYLFRAHQLYGGFGAIRKQRLLRAAYPRLLQEVYESSGILPEPAMDGATSFVVQQEDFLYRVFQNLTVEPLDVVNTLLEVLSASTGASRVELLRVSEEELVSLGSRGEPPLGDHRLLPRSVLMYVVHTKALVILDDALVDPVFSQDPYIQEHRPGSLCCYPLTNDHLVYLENRTVKGVFAFKQLELICKLCQALAAGFLTTNSSTTLQSTEELSLTSREAQILEAMGRGLSNREIGQLLYLSEGTVKWHTNRLFRKLGVSSRTQAVMKAKTLGLV